The genome window CGACGACCCCCGCTATGAGGAGATGCTCGGCGGCACGCTCGTGGAGGTCCCGTTCCGCGCCGTCGTGCTCAAGGTCTTCGTGCTCCAGGGCGTGGTCGTGCTCGTGGTGGCGCTGCCGGTCCTCGTCGCAGTCCGGGCCGGAACCGCCGCCGGAGGGACCTGGTGGTGCGTCGCTGTCGGCGTTCTTGTCTGGGCGATCGGGCTCGGCTGCGAGGCAGTCGCCGACCGGCAGCTGGCGGCCTTCAAGCGCAGGTCGGACCGCCCACCGCTCCTCACCACCGGCATCTGGTCATGGTCGCGGCACCCGAACTACTTCGGCGATGCCGCCGTGTGGTGGGGGATCTGGCTGGCCGGCGCTGCGAGCACCGGAGGGCCGGGAGCGGTCATCGGCCTGGTCGGGCCGCTCGTGATGACGTGGTTCCTCACCGCCGTCTCCGGTGTGCGCCTGGCCGAGCGCCGGATGCGTGGGCGTCCCGGCTGGGAGGCGTACGCCGCCCGCACCTCGATCTTCGTGCCACTGCCCCCACGTCCGACTCACTGACCGGTCGGAAGGCGGCGCTCAGGCGAGGGAGCCGAGCCACCAGCCGAGGCAGACTGCGCCGAAGCCGGCGACGAGCGACAGGACGACGTTGAGGACGGCGGTGCGTGCGCGACCGTCCTCGATGAGGCGGAGCGTCTCGAAGGAGAACGTCGAGAAGGTCGTCAGCGCGCCGCAGAAGCCGGTGCCGAGCAGGGCCTGGGCCCACGTTCCCCCGTGTCCACCGGCGACCAGTGCGGCGACCACGCCGAGCACGAACGAGCCCACCACGTTGACCGTGAAGGTTCCCCACGGCACCTTCGAGTCGTGCCGGGACTGGACGAGCAGGTCGGTGACGTATCGGGCCGGTGCACCGACGACGGCGCCGGCCACGACGAGCAGCGCGGTCATCGTGGCGCCGCCAGGCGACGCCCGAGGGCCAGCCCCGCGGTCACGGCCACGAGGCCGCAGAGGAGGGTGGCGACGACGTACGACAGGGCGATGAGGGGACGGGAGACGAGCTCCGCACGCGTGTCGAGCATCCAGGTGGAGAACGTCGTGAAGCCGCCGAGGACGCCGACGCCCAGGAAGGGGCGGGTGTAGCGGTGGTGGGACCAGCGCTCCAGCACGAAGGCCATGAGCAGTCCGAGAAGGAAGGCACCGGCGATGTTGGCCAGCCACGTGGCCCACGCGAAGTCCTCGGGATCATGCGGCAGCGCCTCCGCGAGGCCCCAACGACCCAAGGAGCCGAGCGCGCCGCCGAGCGCGATGACGGGCAGCAGATCGGCGTTCGCCCGGATCAGGCTCCACGGGTGGGGGTACGGCCTCGGGGTGACACTGACGTCGGGATCGAGCGGCAGACTCATTCAGTCTGCCGACTTCCGCAGGTCCGCGAGCTCCGCCTCCGCCCCCTCACCTTCGGTGAGGTCGGGTGCGGGCTCGAACCAGACGAGCTTGCCCTCGTCGTCCAGCGTCACGCCCCAGGCCAGCGAGGCGCGGGCGACCAGGGCCAGCCCTCGGCCGCCGACCGAGAGGTGGTCGATCATGAAGGGTCGCGGGAGCTCAGGCACCGCGGTCGAGCCGTCGTGGACCTCGATCCGCGGCCGGCTGGCGTCGCCCCGCATCGAGATGGTGATGG of Nocardioides sp. Kera G14 contains these proteins:
- a CDS encoding DUF1295 domain-containing protein — translated: MSLTVTVLAAAAAVIGVMAVAAVTARRLGRVAVVDAAWGCSFVALALASATVAGLPWFGHHGGMPGLRWLVVAMVAVWGLRLAIHLGRRIAAETHDDPRYEEMLGGTLVEVPFRAVVLKVFVLQGVVVLVVALPVLVAVRAGTAAGGTWWCVAVGVLVWAIGLGCEAVADRQLAAFKRRSDRPPLLTTGIWSWSRHPNYFGDAAVWWGIWLAGAASTGGPGAVIGLVGPLVMTWFLTAVSGVRLAERRMRGRPGWEAYAARTSIFVPLPPRPTH
- the crcB gene encoding fluoride efflux transporter CrcB, translating into MTALLVVAGAVVGAPARYVTDLLVQSRHDSKVPWGTFTVNVVGSFVLGVVAALVAGGHGGTWAQALLGTGFCGALTTFSTFSFETLRLIEDGRARTAVLNVVLSLVAGFGAVCLGWWLGSLA
- a CDS encoding fluoride efflux transporter FluC, with product MSLPLDPDVSVTPRPYPHPWSLIRANADLLPVIALGGALGSLGRWGLAEALPHDPEDFAWATWLANIAGAFLLGLLMAFVLERWSHHRYTRPFLGVGVLGGFTTFSTWMLDTRAELVSRPLIALSYVVATLLCGLVAVTAGLALGRRLAAPR
- a CDS encoding ATP-binding protein, which encodes MPFMRPALTVGPGAHAAPDARHWVVAALKEVGREDLVESAELAISELVGNAFLHGSDPITISMRGDASRPRIEVHDGSTAVPELPRPFMIDHLSVGGRGLALVARASLAWGVTLDDEGKLVWFEPAPDLTEGEGAEAELADLRKSAD